GATCGAGGTCGCGGACCGCGGGGAGTTCGAAGACGTCGTCGCGGCCGCGAGCGAGGAGGGCATCGCGGTGATGGCCCAGAAGCGCGTCGACATCGCGAGCGGGAAGGACCACTCGCTGGCCTCCTACGTCCCGCCGTCCGGGACCGACGACGCGCTCGCGGTCGTGGGCAACGCGGCGGTCCGATACCCGCGCGACTTCGGCACCTCCTGTCTTGTCGAGACGGCGGACGAGCCGGCCATCGAGGAGCGCGCGCTCGCCGTCCTCGACAACGCGGGCTACCACGGGATCAGCGAGGCGGAGTTCGTCTACGACGAGGCCCGCGAGGAGTTCCTGCTCCTCGACGTCAACACCCGGCCGTGGAAGTGGATCTCGATGCCCGTCGCCGCGGGCGCGAACCTCCCGATGGCCGCCTACGCCGCGGTCACGGACGCCGAGTACGAGTCCGCCGGCGTCGAGCCGACGCGGTGGGTGTACCTCCGCGACTACCTCTCTCTTGTAGCGGGCGACGACGTCTTCTGGGACCAGCTGTCGGCGGCCGACTGGCGCCGGCTCGTCTCCGGCGCGTTCGAGCGCGAGGCGGACCTGACGACCGGCGTCTACCGCCCCTCCGACCCGGGCCCGGCCGCGAAGCTGTTCGAGACGGAGTTCGTCGACCGCGAGTACTACTGCTCCTGTTAGGTCGGTGCTGGCCCGAACGAGGGGCGTCGATCACGCCCGATCGGCGCCCGAGCCGTCCCCGACGGGGACCTCCCAGAGGAGGATGGCCGCCGCCCCGACGACGAGGACGGCGCCGCCAACGCCCAGCGCAAACAGCGGGGAGACGGCGTCGGACACGACGCCGCTCCCGAGTTGGAACGGGACGACCGCGAGACCGCTGACCATCGCCATCGCGCTCAAGACGGTGGCACGGCCGAGCGACTCGACCCGGTCGTTGATGTACTGTCCGGCGAACGACCGGGTGACGTCCGACACCCCGCGGATCAGGAGGAACGTCGGGAGGGCGAGCACCGGGACGAAGTACATCCCGATCAGCGCGCCGCCGACGGCGAACGGGAGGAGGAGGAACCACGTCCGCAGTCCGATCCGTTCCCTGATAGCGCCCGTGTAGTAGGTGAGCACCGCGCCGACGAGGCTGTACGCCGCGTAGAACCACCCCAGAAGCGATTCGACCTGCGACTGCCGGAGGCCGAAGTCGAGGACGACGGTCTCGAAGATCGGCTGGAGGAATACGAACACGAGGTACGTGACCGCGGCGTACAGGACGTAGTAGTACAGCAGGAACGACCGCAACCGACGCCGAGAGAGGACGTCTCTCACGATGCCGACCGTCCGGCGGAGGCTCAGGTCCCCCGCATCGGTCTGCTTGTACGTCTCGGCCTCGTCGAGCGTGAGCAGTACCGGGACCCCGAGGCTCGTCACGCCCGCCGCGACGAACCACGGGTACGAGAGGTCGACACCGCCGAGATACCCGCCGAGGATCGCCGCGACGGCGCCGACGGCCAGCGCCGCCGACTCCCCGCGCCCCCGAACGCGAGCGAACTCGTCCTCGGAGAGGTCGTCGGTGAGCGTGTCGTAGAGCCACGCGTCCTCGCTGCCGGAGCGGAAGTTGTATCCCAGCGACCAGCAGACGTAGAACCCCGCCAGCGGGAGGAACGAGTTCGACAGACCGATCCCGAGGAGCGTCACGGAGATGAGCGCGGTTCCGATGAGGAGGCTGTTGCGTCGCCCGACGCGGTCGCCGATGTACCCGGTGGGTATCTCACCGAACAGCGTCGTCAAGTTGTACAGCGCCTCCAGAACTGAAATCTGCGTGAAAGAGAGCCCCTGAGCCAAAAAGAAGAGGTACATGATCGGCCGATAGAACTCGACCGCTTTCGTCGCCTTATATACGTAGTACTTCAGGATGTCTCGGGAGAGAGCACCTCCGAGATCGTCACTCCTGCTACCGGCCATGCGTGTCCCGGCAAATGGGGCGTCGACGGGTGTATCCTGTTATTACGGAGTCCCCGATCGGAACATACGCCGGCGTATCTGGCCGGTACCCTCGCGCGACCGAGCGTTTCGCGGGGCGGTCGAGGAGGTCCCGGTCCGCCGGTCGACGCCCGGCGTTCGGCCGGCAGCCGAGGCGACGCGCTGGGCGCCGGTCGCGGAACACAACGTTTAGCGCGCCCGCCGACGCAGGGCGCGTATGGGCTTCTTCGAGACGCTCGCGGACCGGATCGACGCCGTCGACAGCGTCGTCTCGGTCGGCCTCGACCCCGACCCGAGCCGGCTCCCCGACACCGTAACCGACGCCGACCTCCCGCGGTGGGCGTTCAACCGACGGATCATCGACGCGACCCACGAGCACGCCGCCTGCTACAAGCCGAACGCCGCCTTCTACGAGGACCCCGACGGCTGGCGCGCGCTCCGCGAGACCGCCGCGTACGCCGAGGGGAAGGGCGTCCCCGTCCTGCTCGACGCGAAGCGCGGCGACATCGGGAACACGGCGCGCCGCTACGCCGAGGCGCTCGACTGGGTCGACGCGATCACGGTGAACCCGTACCTCGGGCGCGACTCGCTCCAGCCGTTCCTCGACCGCGCGGACAAGGGCGTGTTCGCGCTCTGTCGCACCTCGAACCCGGGCGGCGCCGACCTCCAGGACCTCGAACTCGCCTCCGGTGAACCCCTCTACCAGCGCGTCGCCGCGCTCGCGGACGTCTGGAACGCCAACGACAACGTCGGCCTCGTCGTGGGCGCGACGACGCCCGAGGAACTGGAGACGGTCCGCGATATCGTCCCCGAGATCCCCTTCCTCGTGCCCGGCGTCGGCGCGCAGGGGGGCGACACCGAGGCCGCCGTCGAACACGGGCTCGCGTCGCGGCCGGACCTCCCGGTCGACGTCGGCCTCGTGAACTCCTCGCGCGGGATCATCTTCGCCGGCGAGGAGTCGAGCCGGCCCGACGACGAGGCGACGTACTTCGGCGCCGCGGGCGACGCGGCGAAGCGGCTCACAAAGCGGCTGAACCGGCACCGCTAGGCTCGCGTGCCCTTCGGCGCCCGCTACCCGCGCCCGGCGGCACAGCCGGAACAGGCGCGAGCGGTCTCGTCCCAGTGGTCGTCGCAGACGGCGCGCCCGCAGCGGTCGCAGGCGTGAGTCGCGCTCGCCGCCTCGCAGACCTGACAGAGTCCCGTGAGGCTCACGGCGGCGGTAGGGTCGCACGGCTTATCAGGATCGGGGGCGAGCCACGGACATGCGCCAGTTCGTCGTCGTCGGCCGCGACGTGCCCACCGATCCCGACGCCGTCTCGCTGTCGGACATTCCGGGGGCCGGGCGGCTCGACCTGCTCTGCCGGTGCGTGAGCGCCGGCGTCTTCCTCTCGCACGGGATCCGCGAGTCGGTCCGGGTCCACCTCGTGATCGCGGACGAGTTCACGGTCACCTTCGATTCTGACAGTCTCCGCCACCTCCACCCCGACGAGCGCAACGTCGCCGCGCGGGTCCGCGACGCGCTCGCCGCGAAGGACGAGGCCATCGGCCACATGCCTGCGGACGTCTCGCCGGGCGTCGAACTCCGCCGGATGGGACTCGACGCGACGCTCGACCGCCTCGCGGGCGAAGACGGTCGCGGCCCCGACGGGACGCTCGTCCAGCTCCACGAGGATGGCGACCCGCTCGTTGACGCCGAGTCGCCGACCGACCCCGTGTTCGTGCTCTCGGACCACCACGACTTCGCGCCGGAGGAGGCGGACTCGATAGCGGACCGCGCCGAGCGACGCCTGCGCGTCGGCCCGGAACTCCTCCACGCGGACCACGCCGTCACGGTGGTCCACAACTGGCTCGACACCGACGGGTACGCCGACTACTGACCGCGAGACGGATGCCGACCGAACCCCCCGACCGCGAGACGACCACCGCGCCCGATACCGACCCGCGCTTTTCGGTCCCGCTTCGCGGAGTCGCCGTCGACCCCGAGACGCGCTGCGCCCACTGGGACGACCCCGTCGACGTGGTGGCGCTCCGGTTCGGCTGCTGTGAGACGTACTACCCCTGCGACGCCTGCCACGACGCGGCCGCCGACCACGAGGCGGTCCCGTGGCCCCGCGACCGCTTCGACGAGCCGGCGGTGCTGTGCGGCGCCTGCGGGACCACCCTCACCGCCCGGGCGTACCTGGACAGCGATGACACCTGCCCCGCGTGCGGCGCCGCGTTCAACCCCGGCTGTCGGAAGCACCGCGACCGGTACTTCGAGGTGGCGGGGTCGGACGGCGGGCACGACAGAGACGATTTATAAACGATTGCGCGGTGCGGTGGCGCGTGCCGGTGAGCGCCGCGGCGCGAACCGCACGCGCGAGGTCGCCGGCGCTACGCGCCGGCTGCCAGAGAATCTTCGATTCTCGCTGGACGCGGTGAGCGCTCGGAGAGCGCGAACCCCGAGGTTGGGGAGGTGTGAGGCTGCGGTGCGGTCGCGGTCGGGCGGGACTCAAAGGGGCTGGGGCTTTGGAGGTGTTCACCGTCGATCCGTCAGCGGACATTTATAAGCGGGCGACTGGGCCCTTGGTGGCGTCCGTAGGTGCCGTCAGTTCACCCGGATGTCATCGACTGCCACCCTGACTGAACTGCTCTGATCGCCCCCCTTTCGGAAGGATTAAAAGAACGAGCGGCCTTCTGTCGAGTGCGGGCCGGTGGGGTAGCTTGGTATCCTTCGGCCTTCGGGTGGCCGTAACCACGATTCAAATTCGTGCCGGCCCACTACCCCGTTATACTTTTTCCAGCCTCTACTGACAGGTCTTAGCGGCTCTACGGGGTGGTCTCTGTGAGCCTCTCCGACGGCTCAACCGGGACTACCCTCTCTGCTGACGGTCCGGGCGAGTTCTGGTGCGGGCTCTGTAACCAGCGGTGTACTCGTAACTCGTCGAGCGGCGTCGAGTACGGCCACGCCCTGGACTGTCCCGCGCGTCCCAGCGAGCTCTCGAATCCCGACGAGAAGTGAGCCGGCCAGCTGCGCGCCGGTCCACCTCCCCACGGCTCCGGCACGATCTCGTTCGCTCCCTCGAGGCGAGCCCCGTCAGTCTCTCCAAGCGGTCGGCGACCTTGTGGTCCGTGAGGTCCGCCGGACGCGGACCGAACGGCGCCGACCGCGCACAGGCGACCGAAGGTCGCCAAACGAGCGGCGGTGCTGTCGCGAAGCGGTCGCGCACGTTCGGAGGTGAACGATGAGCGCGCCCGACGAGCCGGCCGCGTCTTGGCCTTCCAAGGAGACTAACTCTGTAACGGCTTCTCTCACCGGATTAGAGGATGACGCTGATCCGATCGTCGAACGTTTGAGCGAGTTCGCGACCGAGTACCCGCACCTCGCTGACCTTCCGCTCTCGGAGGCGCACGGGCGGAAGCTTCGCCGCATTGTCACGGAAGCCGACTGGGAAAAGGAGTTCGTCGATCCTGATCACCCGCTCGAAGATTCGTTCGCCGTCGACTCGCTGCGCTCTCGGTCCGCCGGGACGTGGCTCGACGCGATTCACGCGTTCCTCCGCGCCCACCACGAGTACAGCGGGATGATGGCCCGCTTCGAAGATCGGGAATCGGGCGACGAGTTCGACGTACCGCTTGCCGACGCGTGGGGGAAAGAGTACAGCAAGAAGCAGTACGCACGGGCCCGCGCGCTCCAGCGACAGATGTCCGGCGGAAAGCGTCCATCCGGTGGCGAAGCCGCTCCTGCGTGGGATGACCCGGTGACCGTGATGCTCACCCTGACCGCCTCGTCGGTCCCTGACGGCGATCGCCTTCCGCCCGTCGAACAGATGGACGCGATACACGACGCCTTCAGCTACGGCGGCGTTCGCGACACGCTCCGCAACGTGATGGAGTATCACCTAGACCTCGACTCGGAACAGTGGGGCTACTGGCTCCAAGCGGAACCGCACGGAATGGGCGCCGCTGCGGCCCCCGACAAAGACGCCGGCCTCAATGTCTGCTACACTCATATTCACGTCGGCGTCTACTTCGACGGAGTCGGGTTCGGTGACCTCCGCCCGGTCGCTTCCGAGTTCGAACGGGTGATCGACAAGCATCTAGAAGTCTGCGACCCCGCCGGCTGGTCGGCGCACAACTACGACGCGATCGACGACTACCTTCAGGAAGACGACGGCTGTATTTCGATGAACGCAGACGTCGGGAACCTCGGTTCGTACCTCGCCGCGTACATGGGCGGCTACACTGAGGACTTGCTAGACAAGCCGATCGAGTACATCGCGTGGGGCGCGGTCTACTGGTCGGCTGCCCGCCAGCGGACCACCCGCTCGCAGACTGTGAATCAGGCCATACGCGCCGATCGATGTGAACAGCGTGCGGAAAACGAGGAGTCTGGGCAGGTCGACGCTCACGGCGAGCGCATCCGTTGGGACGACGGCCGTGGCGCCGATGTTGTCTGCTCCTGCTGTGGTTCCCCGTGGACTGTCGACCAGGACCAGCTCGACGGGCCGCCTGAGACTGAATCCGCGTTCGACGACGATCTTCGTTGGGCCGCTGACGCAGCTGCTCCGGCGCCGGAACCGGAACAGGACCGATCACTCGCCGAGCGGTGGCCCAGTGCCGACAGCGCATGGTCCTACGGAGAATCCCCGCGAAAGTCGTTGATACGCGACCGCGTTCACGATTACCTCGACATACAAGGTAGAGACGTATCCCTTCCCTCGATACTGGCGCATCTGAACATCGACCCGTCGTATAGAGAGTTCGTCGGTCAGATTCTAGATGGTGAAATGGAACCCGACTCCGAGGCGTTCGATCGACGTTCGACGGAACCCGTGTTCGGCTACGAGCTGAAAGCGATCGTCGACCGCGATGGGAACGAACACGAACCGTGTGGCGGCGGTGTCGACATGGTATCACTAGAACTGCCGATAAACAATGTTATCCAGAATACTCGGCTCCGGAACGACCTCGCTCAAGGTGAAGTATTCCGCGACGCTCGAACTGGGGTAGCGAGTCACAGCCGGAAGATAATTGCCGCTGGGTTCGTTGAAGACGGGATTACTGATCCTGAGGTTGTTGAGCGGCTTCTGATCATCAACGACTACCACGTTTCTAATCCATCAATGGAACGGAACAAGCGACGATCTTGTATGGTTCATCCAACTGAGAAATGACCCTACAACAGTAATTATATTAAAATTCTTATATTATATTTAGCATTACCGGA
The sequence above is a segment of the Halorubrum sp. 2020YC2 genome. Coding sequences within it:
- a CDS encoding CHY zinc finger protein, whose translation is MPTEPPDRETTTAPDTDPRFSVPLRGVAVDPETRCAHWDDPVDVVALRFGCCETYYPCDACHDAAADHEAVPWPRDRFDEPAVLCGACGTTLTARAYLDSDDTCPACGAAFNPGCRKHRDRYFEVAGSDGGHDRDDL
- a CDS encoding MFS transporter, which gives rise to MAGSRSDDLGGALSRDILKYYVYKATKAVEFYRPIMYLFFLAQGLSFTQISVLEALYNLTTLFGEIPTGYIGDRVGRRNSLLIGTALISVTLLGIGLSNSFLPLAGFYVCWSLGYNFRSGSEDAWLYDTLTDDLSEDEFARVRGRGESAALAVGAVAAILGGYLGGVDLSYPWFVAAGVTSLGVPVLLTLDEAETYKQTDAGDLSLRRTVGIVRDVLSRRRLRSFLLYYYVLYAAVTYLVFVFLQPIFETVVLDFGLRQSQVESLLGWFYAAYSLVGAVLTYYTGAIRERIGLRTWFLLLPFAVGGALIGMYFVPVLALPTFLLIRGVSDVTRSFAGQYINDRVESLGRATVLSAMAMVSGLAVVPFQLGSGVVSDAVSPLFALGVGGAVLVVGAAAILLWEVPVGDGSGADRA
- a CDS encoding carboxylate--amine ligase; its protein translation is MADTFRSTEGLIDALADAEFDRPPALVSNAHITGLGVARALDAHGVPVIALDRAGGDAGDAGDGGAETRTVTHDGLAPPSDAVDYAGAVTYPLDDLDGFREDVEAVLDAAGTEAVAFGCMDEWALSYAEADPDGVRLPFAGSEALDDVLNKSELYATCEALGVPYPETYRLEETTAAGTREADATVDEAAAALGFPLVVKPELKRDFEEAFGTNVIEVADRGEFEDVVAAASEEGIAVMAQKRVDIASGKDHSLASYVPPSGTDDALAVVGNAAVRYPRDFGTSCLVETADEPAIEERALAVLDNAGYHGISEAEFVYDEAREEFLLLDVNTRPWKWISMPVAAGANLPMAAYAAVTDAEYESAGVEPTRWVYLRDYLSLVAGDDVFWDQLSAADWRRLVSGAFEREADLTTGVYRPSDPGPAAKLFETEFVDREYYCSC
- the pyrF gene encoding orotidine-5'-phosphate decarboxylase, with amino-acid sequence MGFFETLADRIDAVDSVVSVGLDPDPSRLPDTVTDADLPRWAFNRRIIDATHEHAACYKPNAAFYEDPDGWRALRETAAYAEGKGVPVLLDAKRGDIGNTARRYAEALDWVDAITVNPYLGRDSLQPFLDRADKGVFALCRTSNPGGADLQDLELASGEPLYQRVAALADVWNANDNVGLVVGATTPEELETVRDIVPEIPFLVPGVGAQGGDTEAAVEHGLASRPDLPVDVGLVNSSRGIIFAGEESSRPDDEATYFGAAGDAAKRLTKRLNRHR
- the trmY gene encoding tRNA (pseudouridine(54)-N(1))-methyltransferase TrmY — translated: MRQFVVVGRDVPTDPDAVSLSDIPGAGRLDLLCRCVSAGVFLSHGIRESVRVHLVIADEFTVTFDSDSLRHLHPDERNVAARVRDALAAKDEAIGHMPADVSPGVELRRMGLDATLDRLAGEDGRGPDGTLVQLHEDGDPLVDAESPTDPVFVLSDHHDFAPEEADSIADRAERRLRVGPELLHADHAVTVVHNWLDTDGYADY